AGGGAGATGGTCAAGCTCGACATGGACGGCCAGCTCGGCAAGGACGCACGCGAGATCAAGGAGCGGGCCGTGCTCTTCATGGAGGAGATGCTCGAGGTCGGCGGCTACTTCAAGGCCGTCGAGCAGGGCTTCTTCATCGACAGCGGGCTCTATCCGGAGCGCAACGGGGACGGCATCCCCCGCGACCCGGAGGGAGGAGTCGGCGCAGCCATGCTGTTCGAGCGCGACGAGGACTACTTCGCTCCCGTGTCCGTCCACTACGGCTACAACAACGTCCCGGCAGAGCTGAACGGCAAGCCCTCGGCCGCGGTCGGTGGGGACACCTTCGAGGACCCGTCGAAGATCATCATGATAGACGAGCTGGACGAGATGGACAACGTCAACGTCAGGCTCGAGGAGCTCGACAAGTACTACGAGACCAACCTGGTCAAGCCGGAGGTCGAGTGGCGCGCCGACGGAGTGGTGGCGGTCAACCTCTTCCTGCCCCTCGACGAGCGGACCGCCGAGTTCGCGGCCATCAAGTGCGGCGAGAAGATGGGCCTCGAGGAAGTGACCGTGGTCCACAAGCAGGTCATGCACCCGTCCGAGGGCACATACGTCGAGATCAAGGGCAGGGTGGACTTCGACATCAACGTCGACGAGCTAGTGATACCCGAGAAGATACCCGTGCTCTCCGAGGAGGAGATCCGCGCCGACATAGCCGAGAAACCGATGATGGTCGTCGCAGCCACCGTCGGCGAAGACGAGCACTCGGTCGGCCTGAAGGAGACGCTGGACATCAAGCACGGTGGCATCGAGACCTTCGGCATCAGGTACGAGTACCTCGGCACCTCCTGCCCGGTCGAGAAGCTTCTGGATGCGGCGATAGAGACCAACGCCAACGCCATTCTCGCCTCGACCATCATCACGCATGACGACGTGCACATGAAGAACATGAAGAAGCTGCACGACCTGTGCGTCGAGAAGGGGGTCAGAGACAAGCTGATCCTGATCTGCGGAGGTACCCAGATCTCTCACGAGATCGCCCGCGAGGCCGGGATGGACGGAGGGTTCGGCCGCGGTACGAAGGGCATAGACGTCGCCAGTTTCCTCGTCAAGCGCAGAAGGGAGATGGAAGGCGCGAAATGAGAACAGCTGTTCTGGTCGCCGAAATCGGCAGCACCACGAC
This DNA window, taken from Synergistaceae bacterium, encodes the following:
- a CDS encoding LuxR family transcriptional regulator yields the protein MKLDPKKRLDIKEILKDLDKYRPKRRGWTWREGRSENRKVGDFEYHETAEGVENSVPLPGSRGFGYIDPQTDCVLTTEIASGRFEDDIRRMRMAAWHGADHIMVIRTAGQSHIDSLIEGTTQGIGGIAVTRKQVRASRKALDMIEEEVGRPINFHSYISGVACPDIAVMFAEEGINGAHQDPQYNILYRNVNMVRSFVDACEAKKIMAWAEMLQIDGAHNANATAMKAWKVCPELMVQHAINSAFSKSVGVKPENIALSTVPPTAPPAPCMRLDIPYAVALRDFFSEFKMRAQQNTKYMESDMREATVTHTLNMVISRLTSADIQSTITPDEGRNVPWHYNNIAGLCTARHALNGLDGFREMVKLDMDGQLGKDAREIKERAVLFMEEMLEVGGYFKAVEQGFFIDSGLYPERNGDGIPRDPEGGVGAAMLFERDEDYFAPVSVHYGYNNVPAELNGKPSAAVGGDTFEDPSKIIMIDELDEMDNVNVRLEELDKYYETNLVKPEVEWRADGVVAVNLFLPLDERTAEFAAIKCGEKMGLEEVTVVHKQVMHPSEGTYVEIKGRVDFDINVDELVIPEKIPVLSEEEIRADIAEKPMMVVAATVGEDEHSVGLKETLDIKHGGIETFGIRYEYLGTSCPVEKLLDAAIETNANAILASTIITHDDVHMKNMKKLHDLCVEKGVRDKLILICGGTQISHEIAREAGMDGGFGRGTKGIDVASFLVKRRREMEGAK